In the Gopherus flavomarginatus isolate rGopFla2 chromosome 6, rGopFla2.mat.asm, whole genome shotgun sequence genome, one interval contains:
- the NEK4 gene encoding serine/threonine-protein kinase Nek4 translates to MPLAAYFFLRAVGKGSYGEVSLVRHRQDNRQYVIKKLNLKHASSRERKAAEQEAQLLSQLKHPNIVTYRESWEGEDGLLYIVMGFCEGGDLYHKLKEQKGKPLPENQVVEWFVQIAMALQYLHEKHILHRDLKTQNVFLTRTNIIKVGDLGIARVLENQYDMASTLIGTPYYMSPELFSNKPYNYKSDVWALGCCVYEMATLKHAFNAKDMNSLVYRIIEGKLPPMPKDYSPQLAELVRTMLSKKPEERPNVKSILRQPYIKRQISLFLEATKAKAAKNHKKISDSKPRSAASVISVKTGYNNGNITHKKHPSEQARRYRANEEKHLIKDKTFEIYPSEKPAAEPEKNANKNEKNSTGVSIATVSKVDIDILLSERRNYSKSDHLLQDNKARCLSIPSEVESKITSNGPQTKEDRLQQNSEPGSRTEIVDSKHFAVDVANEGDDTFKLLQPVSKDQKENDDQSLDSTEKLLASFVPVIIQDEASHGNPEDVQEKITFHLQPHSSFCEPSLSRQRWQKKRDLDEVCSEKLRAVAPRPLPSLPDVNVKTTYSPADQCGTEVTESVNSSKNSERAIPKDRPLSARERRRLKQSQEKMFPFVPSARRASHSAVVEAKSLVENLIKVTQSSSDPSISQKKKLTHCLSEDELSSSTSSTDKSDGDSKEGKSNTNEMNDLVQLMTQTLKMDSKENCEHSSILIPASEFKLHRKYRDTLILHGKVSNEPEKFKFEEFPSDVLSGPEKIRRMVEILRSDVVQGLGVKLLEKVYDVMEEDDELKRELHLREHMREKYTDYSVKARHLKFLEENVKF, encoded by the exons taTGTCATCAAAAAGCTAAACCTTAAACATGCATCCAGCCGAGAGaggaaagcagcagaacaagAAGCCCAGTTGCTGTCTCAGCTGAAACATCCCAACATAGTCACCTATAGGGAGTCCTGGGAGGGGGAAGATGGCCTGTTGTATATTGTCATGGGCTTCTGTGAAGGAGGGGACCTGTATCATAAACTTAAAGAGCAGAAAGGCAAACCTTTGCCAGAGAATCAGGTGGTGGAATGGTTTGTCCAGATTGCCATGGCATTGCAG tatttacaTGAAAAACACATTCTACACAGAGATCTCAAAACTCAAAATGTTTTCCTGACCAGGACAAATATAATCAAAGTGGGAGATCTGGGAATAGCCAGAGTGTTAGAAAATCAGTATGATATGGCCAGTACTCTCATTGGCACACCTTATTATATGAGTCCTGAACTGTTCTCCAACAAACCTTACAACTACAAG TCTGATGTTTGGGCTCTGGGCTGTTGTGTTTATGAAATGGCCACGCTGAAACATGCCTTCAACGCTAAAGACATGAACTCTTTAGTTTATCGAATTATTGAAGGAAAG CTGCCACCAATGCCAAAGGATTACAGTCCACAACTGGCGGAACTAGTAAGAACTATGCTTAGCAAAAAGCCAGAAGAAAGACCCAATGTGAAAAGCATACTAAGGCAACCATATATCAAGCGCCAAATCTCTCTGTTTTTGGAAGCCACAAAGGC aaaagcaGCCAAAAATCATAAGAAAATATCTGATTCTAAGCCCAGAAGTGCTGCTTCCGTGATCTCAGTGAAGACTGGATATAATAATGGAAacatcacacacaaaaaacatccCTCTGAGCAAGCCAGGAGATATAGAGCC aatGAAGAAAAACATTTAATCAAAGATAAAACTTTTGAAATTTATCCCTCAGAGAAACCAGCAGCTGAGCctgaaaaaaatgcaaacaagAATGAAAAGAACAGCACAGGAGTTTCCATAGCAACAGTTAGCAAAGTGGATATTGATATTTTACTGTCTGAAAGGAGGAACTACTCTAAAAGTGATCACTTACTACAGGATAACAAAGCAAGGTGCTTAAGCATTCCTAGTGAAGTAGAATCTAAAATAACATCTAATGGCCCACAGACTAAGGAAGACCGACTACAGCAAAACTCAGAGCCAGGTTCTAGAACTGAAATTGTGGATTCTAAGCACTTTGCTGTTGATGTCGCAAATGAAGGAGATGACACCTTTAAACTCCTGCAGCCTGTCTCAAAGGACCAAAAGGAAAATGATGACCAG AGCTTGGACTCCACTGAGAAGCTTCTAGCATCATTTGTTCCTGTCATAATTCAA GATGAAGCCTCTCATGGAAATCCAGAAGATGTTCaggaaaaaatcacttttcaCTTACAGCCTCATAGCTCTTTCTGTGAACCTTCTCTCTCACGGCAGCGATGGCAGAAGAAAAGGGACCTAGATGAAGTCTGTTCAGAGAAG CTCAGAGCAGTTGCTCCGCGGCCCTTACCTTCTCTTCCTGATGTGAATGTGAAGACAACTTATAGCCCTGCAGATCAGTGTGGCACTGAAGTTACAGAGTCTGTAAATAGCTCTAAAAATAGTGAGAGAGCAATTCCTAAG GATCGGCCGTTGTCggcaagagagaggaggaggctaAAACAATCCCAAGAAAAGATGTTTCCTTTTG TGCCTTCGGCAAGACGAGCATCACATAGTGCGGTAGTTGAAGCAAAATCACTTGTGGAAAATCTTATTAAAGTTACTCAGTCCTCGTCAGATCCCAGTATTTCTCAG aaaaaaaaattaacccatTGTCTGTCTGAGGATGAGCTAAGCTCTTCCACAAGCTCCACAGATAAGTCAGATGGAGATTCCAAGGAAGG aaaaagcaatacGAATGAAATGAATGATTTGGTACAGCTAATGACTCAGACATTGAAAATGGATTCTAAAGAGAACTGTGAACACTCTTCAATCCTAATCCCCGCATCAGAGTTCAAGCTTCATAGGAAATACAGAGACACTCTGATCCTACATGGCAAAGTATCTAATGAACCAGAGAAATTCAAATTTGAAGAATTTCCTTCAG ATGTTTTATCTGGTCCTGAAAAGATTAGGAGAATGGTTGAAATTTTGAGGTCTGATGTGGTGCAAGGGCTGGGAGTGAAACTTCTAGAGAAAGTATATGACGTCATGGAGGAAGATGATGAACTGAAGAGAGAG TTGCACTTACGGGAGCACATGAGAGAAAAGTACACAGATTACAGTGTGAAGGCTCGCCATCTGAAGTTTCTTGAAGAAAATGTTAAGTTTTGA